GAGTTTTGTTAAGTACAGACGCTACTATCTGATTTTTTCTCTGAGCGGCATGGCGCTGTTCTTCGGCGCCACCTTCTGGCATTTCGGTGGATTCGCTCGCTCGATCGCCTTTGACGGCGGCATCCGGCTGAGCGTCGTTCTGCCTGCCGATATGAGCCGCGACGGCGTTGAGGCAGCCGTGAAGGCTTCGGGTCTTGAGAATCCATTGATTCGCCAGACCGACGTCACAGGAAACAAATACGATATCGAATTCGGCCCCGATGTGCGAGACGCCTATCAGGCCATCGTTGATAAGGCGAACGCCGAAGATCGCAAAAAGTTCGAAGAAGAGCTAAAGAACAGGCCCGTCGTTGAGGGTGAGAAACGTCCGCTTTTCGTCGAGAAGACCGTAGCCGGTGAAATCGAGAAGGTGCTTCTACCGCATCTGAAGATCGAATCCGATAAGGTTGTATCGCGCGAAGTGATCTCAGCCTCTTATGGGGCTGATCTACTCAAGACGTCGTTGAAGGCGCTTTTGTATACGATGCTTCTGATCACGGCGTATGTATCATTCCGCTTCGATTTTTCGTATGCTCTTGGCGCCACGCTTGCTCTGCTGCACGATATCATCTTCACGCTCGGCTATATCGGTATCATGCAGATCGAGCCCTCTGTTCCCGTCATAGCCGCCGTATTGACGCTGATCGGTTATTCGATAAACGATACGATCATCATCTTCGACCGTATCCGTGGCACGATATCGGATCGGTCCGATCTGACTTCGTCGACCATTCTCGATACGGCCATCAAAGGAACGCTTTCACGAACCATCCTCACATCGTTCTTAACGATGCTCTCCATCGTAGCGATCCTTATTAGCGGGGCCGAATCGTTGAAGGACTTCGCCTCCATTCTCGTTTTCGGTATTATCATCGGTACCTACTCGTCTATCTGTGTGGCGAGCCCGATCGTGCAGGTTTATGAAAGGATGCGACTGCGTCGACATTCCTGATGATACTTTGCAGGAGGCCCGCGCCCTCCTGCGCTTATCCATATTCGCCTCCGGTCGCACGGCGCCAAACCCCTCCGTCGCCTGCGTAATCAGCTCGGCCGATCTCAGTATTCTGATCGGCGGCGCCACAGAGCCGGCCGGCCGGCGCCATGCCGAGATTGTCGCCCTTGACGCCCTTGACCGCTTTGCCCTTGAGCATGCTCGTTTTGATCCGCCATTGCCGTTAACCATGACGGTGACGCTTGAGCCGTGCAGTCGTTACGGGAGGACGCCGCCCTGCGTTCAGCGCATCGGTCTGTATGGCAGAGAATCCGACTTTGCAAAGGCGCACGGCCTTTATATCGATACCGTGCGCATTGCAGAGGCCGATCCGTCGTTGCATGGGGCCGGTTTCGCCGCTCTTAGACAGATGGGCTTTCGCGTAGAGCAGGCCGATGGCCCGTTTCGCAGTTTTCTTCTGCCGTTTCTCTCACGATTGAAAGGACGTCCGCTTTATACGGTGAAACTTGCCACCGATCGCAACGGCGTCATGGGCCACCGGGACCGCTCGGTATCGTTAACCGGGGAGTCCGGTCGCATTCTGACGATGCGATTGCGCGCGAAGTGCGACGGCGTGCTTGTCGGCCCCGGCACGGTCGCCGTCGATCGTCCGTCGCTTGATCTGCGTCCTCCGCTTCGCAGCGCGGTGATTCCATTCGAAGAATCGCCGATGGCTCCGGTCGCTGATGTGGATGCACGCAGGGTCTGGCTTCGTTCGCTTTTCGAGCCGGATAGCGGATGGTCGGCGATTGAAGATCCGGAGCTGCGAAGGGAGTTCCAGCCCGTTCGTATCTTTCTGCTCGGGCGTCCCTTTGTCGGTCGAGAGTTATTCTTCGAGAGGCAGTATGCCCTGTCCTCGGCGACCGGACGCGAGGCGCTGTTCTTGAGCGTGCGCTCGATGAGCGGCCACTGGCCAGGCGCCATAGAGGTGCCCGACGTTACTGATCCTGCGTTTTTTAGCGAACTGTCGGAGCTGCTTGCCGAAAAGGGACTGAATCGCATTTTGATTGAATCGGGATACGGCCTTTTGCCGCTATGGCTGCGCTCATTGCAGGAAGACGACGTCTTTCTTCATGTGCAACATGAAGAGCCCCGCGATACTACTGATGACGGCTGGCTACGTATCGACGCCGGTTTTGACGAACTCGATCTGCTTGACGAATATCAATTCGCACCGGGAATGAAGGCCGTGGCGTTTGGCAGGAGGCGGATGGATGGAAACGGATAACCTCAAAGCGACGCTGGAGCGCGAGTTCCTCGAAGGACTCAATGATGTTCAGCGGGAGGCCGTGCTGCACGATGGCGGTCCGCTGCTCATCCTTGCCGGGGCGGGTTCGGGTAAGACGAGAGTCATCACGCATCGCATTGCTCACCTGATTCGCGTGCGCGATGTTCCGTCTCGCCGCATACTGGCCGTCACGTTTACGAACAAGGCTGCGGCTGAGATGCGCGAGCGAACGGAGACGCTTGTCGGTCCGTACGGGCGAGATGCCATGATCCGCACCTTTCATTCTCTTGGTTTGCAGATCTTACGTGAGAATGCTTCGCTTCTTGGGTTAAAAAGCTCTTTTACCGTTTATGACCCGGCGGCACAGAAGAGCCTGGCGAAGAAGATCCTCAAGGATCTAAAAGTGGAAGCCGCTCTACTACCTCCTGAGGCGGCGTTGAATGCGACGGAGCGTGCACGGGAGCGGCTGCTTGATCCCGATTCGTATGCGGCCGAGACGCGCAAAGATCCGTATCATCAATCCATAGCTCAGTTTTATCGCGAATACCATAAACGATTGCGGGAGCAGCAGGCGCTCGATTTTTCAGATCTGCTTTATGAGACGGTCATGCTGCTTCAAACGAACGCCCAGCTGCTTGAGATGTGCCGTCGCCGCTGGCAGCATCTGCTCGTCGACGAGTATCAGGATACGAACCATGCACAGTATCGCCTCGTTCTTTTACTTGCAGGCGGTCACCGCAATGTCGTCGTCGTCGGCGACGACGATCAATCGATCTATTCCTGGCGCGGAGCCGACATCAGCAACATCTTGAATTTCGAGAAGGACTTCCCCGAAGCAAAGGTTCTTCGTCTCGAAGAAAACTATCGCAGCACTCCGTCGATTCTCAAGCTGGCGGCCAGCGTTATCCAGAATAACTCGGAGCGCCGGGAAAAGACGCTTTTCACGAATCGCCCGGACGCTCGTCCTCCGAGCTTTCGTCTATATCAGGAGGAAGGCGAAGAGGCTCGCTCCGTTCTATCTCGCATTCGCGAGTTGCGCAGCGCCGGCGTTCGCCTGAACGAGATCGCCGTCTTCTATCGCACGAACGCTCAATCCCGCATTTTCGAGCAGGTTTTTCGCGAGGCGAACCTACCGCATACGGTTTTCGGCGGGTTTCGCTTTTTCGATCGCAAAGAGATCCGTGACCTGATGGCCTATATGCAGGTTCTGGTTAACCCGCTCGACGTGGAAAATTTTGAGCGCGTGCTTGCCAATCCGCCCAAAGGCATCGGCGAGAAGACCCTGGAATCGGCCCGCTTTCTTGCCGGAACGACCGGCATCCCGTATCTTGAGGCACTGCGTCAGCTGGCCGTGAAGCCCGGCTTTCGCGGCGCGAAGCCGATCAACGCCTTTCTTGCCAATTATGAACGATGGACCGATCTCAACGAATCCGGCGAACGACCGTCTGTGATCCTCAAAACGTTGATCGAGGAGTCGGGTATCGTCGAATATTATCGCAAAGAAGATGATCCGGAATCCGTTTCGCGCATCGAGAATATGCAGGAGTTTGCGACCGCTCTCGCCGATTATGAAGATCGGGCAGGCGCCGAGAACCGTGAGGTCGACATCGCCGAGTTTCTACAGAGCGTTTCCCTGTATTCGTCTGAAAGCGACCCCGATCTCGAAGAAGAGGATCGCCAGGGCGTTCATCTGATGACGCTGCATAACGCGAAAGGCCTGGAGTTTCGCGTCGTCTTTTTCACGGGCCTTGAAGAGTCTCTTCTACCGCATCGTATGTCGCTTGAAGAGGGGAACCTCGAAGAAGAGCGGCGCCTTGTCTATGTGGGTATCACGCGGGCGATGGAGCAGCTCTATCTTTCTGCATGTCGTTTTCGGCGAACGGGTGGATCGTTTGATCCTCGTCTACCTTCACGTTTTCTCGAAGAGATGGGCATCCAGACTCGCCGGGAGCGATCCTATGACGAGTTTGATTCTTCGTGGTCCGATTCCTCTCGCTCGTATTCCGAACGCAAGGTCGTATCGCGGCCGGCTCCCGATTCGGGCTCAAGCGCCCTTAATCTTGTACCGGGTGATCGCATCAGACATAAAAGTTTCGGAACGGGCGAAATCGAAGACACAGAGAAGACGCCGGCCGGAACTAAGTTAACCATACGCTTCGACGACGGGACGACGCGACGGTTTCTCGATCGCTATACTCCGCTTGAAAGAATCTGAAGTCAAATGCCTCTGCGCGCGGGCCGGCAGGTACGGTCGCGCTTTTTTCTTGTCCCGAGAGGCGAATTGTTTTTTATTGGACAGCGAATCTGTGCGTAGTTATTCATAAATAAGAGGTGATGCCTTTGAATTTAACGGCAGAGAACATATTGCTTGTCGGCTCCATTCTTCTTTTTTTGAGCATCCTGGCCGGCAAAACCTCCTATCGGTTTGGAGTTCCGACACTCGTTTTCTTCTTGCTGGTCGGTATGCTTGCCGGCTCAGAGGGGATCGGTGGCATCCAGTTCGATGATCCGAAGAAGGCGCAGTTCGTTGGCATCATCGCCTTTAATTTTATTCTTTTTTCAGGCGGCATGGAGACCGACTGGAAGGCCATCAAACCGATCCTCTGGCAGGGGATAACGCTTTCCACTCTCGGCGTGTTGATGACGGCGATAGGGCTTGGCGCCTTTGTGTACTACGTTACCGATTTCACGCTTTATGAGAGCCTGCTTCTCGGCTCGATCGTTTCGTCTACCGACGCCGCCGCCGTCTTCTCGATTCTGCGATCGAGAAGCCTGGCGCTGAAGCATAACCTGCGTCCGACGCTTGAACTGGAAAGCGGTAGTAACGATCCGATGGCAAACGTTCTCACGATTGTGTTCACCACGCTTGTTCTCAACGAAGAAGAGGGCATTGCCAGCATTGTTCCCTTTTTACTGAAGCAGCTTTTGATCGGCGGCGCGTTTGGCCTGCTTGCCGGGCATCTGAGCAAATTCGTTATTAACCGAATCCGGCTCGATTTCGAGGGGTTGTCTCCCGTTCTTGTAATGGCGCTAATGTTTTTCACGTATTCAGCCACCGATGCGCTTGGAGGAAACGGTTTCCTTGCCGTTTATCTATGTGCGGTGTATCTGGGAAACCAGGAGCTTCTTCATAAGAAGGGAATCATCAAGGCCTTCGACGGCTATGCCTGGCTCAGTCAGATCATTCTGTTTCTTACGCTTGGATTGCTTGTTTTCCCGAGCCAGATCGTGCCCGTCATCGGAATTGGGTTAGTCATCTCCCTTTTCCTTATGTTCGTCGTGCGGCCGCTGACAGTTTTCTTCAGCCTCAGCCTGTTTAGTATGAAGAATCGCAGCCGCTGGTTCGTGTCCTGGGTGGGTCTTCGCGGAGCTGTACCCATCGTTTTCGCCACATATCCTCTCGTTGCCGGCCTGGAGCGAGCGAATATGATCTTTAATATCGTCTTCTTCGTCTCTTTGAGTTCCGTCATGATACAGGGAACGACCCTGTCGTTTGTGGCGAAGATTCTTGGAGTGGGTCTGCCCGAATCGCTGAAGCCGCGCACCGACGTCGATCTTGAGCTGGCCGACTCAGTGAAATCTGAGCTTGTAGAAATCGTTCTCGAAGAGGGAGCTGCTGTCGGGCGTTCTATCGTTCAGCTTGGGTTTCCTCGAACGGCTCTAATATCGATGATTCAGCGAGACGGGCAGTATATCACTCCTAACGGAACGACCGTGCTTGAGAAAGGCGATCGGATGTTTATCCTTGCCGAGGATAACGAGGCTCTGGCCGCGGCTCTGAAGGCGCTGGATTTCAAACTGGAGTCTGAGCAGGCGTGATGATACGGAGGAGGCCGGCCGGAAGTCGATAAAGGGCGACCGCTTAAATCCCGAAATCCGCTCTACTACGTTCGATTTCAATGCCAGCAAATCGGGCAAGCGGCAGGGCGGCCGGTTTTTCTACACGTAACTGCAAGGCTTCAACTGCCGAGAAGTTGACCAGTATCATGCGCGCCATATCTTCAATCAGCGTCTCCAATAACAAGCGACTGGATGTCTCGGTGAAGTCGAGGATGTGCTCGGTGACTTTCTGATAGTCGACGGCATCGCCAATGAAATCCGACGCGGCGGCCTTTCTGATGTCTGTAAACAGCGTCAGGTGAATGCGTAATTCCTGTGCAGTTTCCCGTTCCTCGGGATGGATGCCGATCAGGCATCGCAGTCGCAGATCTCGAATGAGTATTCGATCGGCCATCAGGGCCAGCGAAAAGTCGGCGGTAGTGCTGGCAAACGTAAAGCAGAGGTAAGAGAGAGTGCAGCGGCAGGGCGCCAGACCCGCGATCGAGAAAGGCCTCGCAACGCCTCTACACGTATTCGCCGCCGTCGACAGGCAGAATGACACCGGTCAGAAAATCCTGCTTTAACAGATGTAGAACGTTTGAGGCGATGATCTCGGGCGAACCGGGCCTCTGCAGCGGAACGTGCTTTTGAACGTAGGCGTCGAACAGGCCGGCTGCTCGATCGCCATCGGGGCGGATCGTGCTTCCGTCCGGCCCCATCTTTGCAGGAGGCAGGATCGCCCCGGGGCCTATGCCGTTCACGCGCACGTGCGGGGCCAGCTCAAGGGCAAGCATCAACGTCATCTCTTTCAACGCAGCCTTCGTCATCCGGTAGACGAAATTCTCGCAGCGGATGCGATTGAGGCCGGCATCAATCAGGTTAACAATCGCTCCGGAGCGATTACCGACGAAGAGCCTACGCGAGATTAGCATCGGAGCGAGCACGTTTACGTTCCACAGGCGATCCCATTGCTCCATATTGAACGTGAAGAAGCGGTCTTCGACCGGAAAGAGCGAGGCGTTGTTTATAAGTATATCGACCGGCCCGCGCTCGATTACCGATGCGGCTACGACTTCGATCTGCTCTCGATCCGAGAGGTCGCCCTGAACAGAAAAGCTGTGCGGCGAGAGTCGACGGATCTCGCTCAGCGTCTCGTCTGCTTCCTGCTTTGAATGACGATAGTGCAGGGCGATAATGGCCCCTTCGCCGGCAAGAGCAAGTGCTATGGAGCGTCCGATGCGAGTCGCCGCTCCGGTGACGAGTGCAGTTCTGCCGGCAAGTTCCATGTTACAGGGCTTTCAGTAGCGCCGCCTGAGCGGGATCCTGTTCGTCCGGTTTTGTCGACGGAGGGTTAACAGGAACAAAATCCTCGATTTCTATGTCGGGGTTGAGGCGTGAATCCTTGCCTTCGGCCGGTTCTATAACGGCGTCGATGATCATCGCATAACCGTCGTCTTCGAGAGGCACTTCGATTCCTGCGTAGGCTACGAGGGAGGTGTCCGGGCCGATAAACTTTACTTTATCTGAAAGTCGTAGAGCCATCGCCAGCGTTTTTACATGCGGCGACGTGCGATTGCTGACGAGTACGTAGGTTTTGCCCGAATAGAGTACGTTCGCATCGGCCTGCATGGGACGGGCAGCGATGCCCTTGCGTTTGATGAGTCCCATCTCTCCGCCGCCGACAAAGAGATCGGCGATTGCAAAGGCCTCTTCAAAATCGCCCGAATTGAGCTTACGCAGATCAAGCACCATCGCATCAGGGTTGTTACTTTTCATCAGAACAGATTCAAGTTCGCGGGCGGCGCCTTTGCCGGCCGATCGCAGTTCAACGTAGAGAACGCGCTTCCCATCGACATCCCATTCAGATTTGCGCAGCAGCTGAACGGAATACTGCCCGCGCACGAGCGTGTATTGCTTTCCGTCTACGGTTAACGATAGTGAAGTGCCTGAGGTGCCGCGGATCAGCGCCACGACGTCTTCAAGTTCAAGATCGATAACGGGTCGATTTTCGATCTTTTCGAGCATCCCCTTCTGTGGAATACCGGCAAGGTGAGCGGCCGATCCCTCAAGCACGTCGACGATACGAAAGCGTCCATAGCTCTCACGAAAGAGAACAAGGCCGGCCCCTGCGTTCAGCGCAGGATCTTTCAGGCGACGGGCCGTTTCCAGTCCGATATAGTAGTTGCGGCGGTCGTTGCCTTCACCGCCGAGAAGTGCGTTGAATGCCTTGCGCATAGAATCGTCGCGCTGCGCCTCGGGCATTTCATTGATTCTGCTCGCAAGAGCGGCAGCGGCGTTTTCGCCGGGATTCCATGCAGACTGCGGATCTATGGCCTTTGCTGCCGCCTCATACGCAGCCTCAGAGAAGGCTGGCCCTTCTTCGTAAAAATAATAGTTCTTCTGCACTGCCTGCTCAAGCGCAGAGATTAATTTAGCCGGATCGGCCTTCTTCTGGCAGCTGAAAAGCAGTGCAGGGATAAACAGGATTGCGATCGCTTTTGTAAGGGACATGCAGGGCCTCTCGGTGTTTTTTATGATTCAGACATTTTCGACAGGTAATTTTTCGCGTTTTTTGAATATCGCAACCACCATTCCGGATGAATGGCGCGCTGACGCAGCATCATATCCATCAGTACAAGATGAATCGCCGATTCGACGATCGGAACGGCGCGCGGCACGACACAGGGATCATGACGTCCGCCGGCGCGAAGAGTGATCGGCTCGCCGCTTTCGTTAGCCGTGACCTGCCTTTTGCGAACGGTCGCCGTCGGTTTGAAGGCCAGTCTGAAGAGCAAGGGCATGCCGTTTGAGATGCCGCCCTGGATGCCGCCCGAGCGATTCGTCTTTGTGTATAACTCCGGAACGTTTTCGACGCCATGGACGGGATTCGGCACGTAGCCGGGACGCACGCGCTCCATGCTCTCTGCATCCGTATCGGACTCGTCGTCCTCGCCTTCCGTCGATGCGGCGTCTTTCCCTTTTACGAAGAAGGCGTCGTTATGCTCGCTGCCGCGCATCGTCGTGCCGGCGAAACCCGAACCGGATTCAAAGCCCTTGCAGGCCGGAATACTCAGACAGGCCTTCGCGACCTCGGCCTCAAGCTTGTCGAAGACGGGCTCGCCAAGCCCCGGTGGCACGTTGCGCACGATGACGCAGATCGTACCGCCTACGGAATCGCCGGCGAGTCGGGCCTGTTCGATCTCCTGAATCATGCGCTCCGAGACGTCGGGAATATGTGATCTGACGATAGAGGCATCGACCTCATCGATCGACGTAGGCGGATGCTCGTATCCGCGGCCTGTCGTCTTACCGATGGAGTCGACCCATGCGATGACCTCTGTGCCGAACTCCTCTCTTAGAATTTGCGCGGCAAGAGCACCGGCGGCCACACGGCCAATCGTCTCGCGCACCGATGCTCGCCCCCCGCCGATGGGCGTGCGGTAGCCGTATTTGGCATGATAGGTGAAATCGGCATGCGACGGACGGTAAACGTCGGCCCAGCGGTAATAGTCTCCCGATTTCACGTCGGTGCTCGGCACGAAGAGGGCGATGGGCGTACCCAGCGTGCGGCCTTCGTAGACGCCGCTTAGAATCTGAAAGCGATCCTCTTCGTTTCGCGGAGTCGTCAGCCGGTTCTGACCGGGGCGCCTTCGCGTGAGCTGCCTTTGAATAAAGTCGGAATCGATGGCGATACCGGCGGGGCAGCCGTCGATGACGACGCCGATGCCGGGGCCGTGGCTTTCGCCGAAGGTGGTGATGGAAAACATTCTGCCAGAAGAAGAGGACACGCCGCCATTTGACGCTTCGCTCATGCGATGTCAAGCGCAGAGGACTTGTGGAACATCCAAGCAGTAGCGCGCAATGTGGAGCCGATTAAGGGATAAGAGTATCAGGGTTTCGTCTGCTGTCCCAGACGTGCAATATTTCAATACGGTCCGGCTTTTCAGCATATACGATCAAGTAATGCGATATGACGAAGAACCGCTCGTGGCGGCCTTCAAGTGTGCGACCGATGGCGGGATACTGTGCGATCATTTTTACAACGCGCCGGATTTCGGCATCCAGGCGAGCGCTGTAAGAGGTTGATCCAATCCGTTTTTGCCAGTAGTCCAGAATCGAAATACGGTCGGCGATGGCTTTTCGAGACCAGATTACCCGTTTAACCATTCGTCCACCAGTGCATCGGCTTCCTCGTTTGTGACATATAGTCCTTCGCGTATCTGTTGCGTTGATTCTTCTATACGCTGAATCTGATTTGGGGACAAATGCGGCGGATCCTGAGGAGTGTACTTTCGACCGGCGATTTCCTGCATGGCGAGCAAGATGGCCGGATCATCAATATTCTCAATGCTTTCATGCAGCATCGTTTTGATTTCTGTCATTTCCATCGTGAAGCCTCCGCTCGTAATGAAGCACAAACTCGTTCGCTGTCAAGTCCTTCGGCGCCTATCGGCAAATGCTTTTTCCGTCAGATGAAAGTCGTGCAGAAATCCTATGTCATTCAATGACCGGTTTGAGTCGTGCCTCCTCGTCCATCATCTGTGATGTGATGATGGAGGCGCGGTCTCTTGGCATCTTCGTCAGAAGATAGGGCACGATCGACGTCGTTCCTTCGGCCTCGGCGTTGCGTTCCATGCGCAGAAAGACGTCGACGATATCGGCGTCAGACCATCCGGTGAGGATGGCAACGGCGTCGGTCGGAGGCATGTTGTTCAGACGCTGCGCCATCTCGGCGATCATCTTCTCTTTCTGGGCGTCGGCGTTGCGTCGCTCTTCATAGCGTTTCTTCTCTTCAAGCAGGCCCTGTTTCAGCTCTTCATATTCTTTCTGCTTTTCTTCAAGAGAGCCTTTCTCTTCGGTAAGTCGGGCCTCCATCTCTTTCAGCTGCAGTTCGAGTTCGGCCAGACGCTCTTCTTCTTTGCGTCGCCGCTCTTCTTCAAGCAGGGCGATACTATCCGTCGTATCGCTTACGATCGGCGGCTGATCTGAAAGAAAAGGGATATACCGGCGCGCGTTGATAATGTTCCACGTATCGAGCAGATACAGGAACACTGCTATCGAGAAAAGGATGAGCAGCGTCAGATAGGCGATCTTGATCTTAGGCGACAGCGAGTTCATGAGTGTTTCCGTGCAATCTCTGCGAACAGTCTGGTTCGATCTTCGAGTCGTTTCTTCTGATAATCGACGGAATGCGGATCATAAGATTGTACCATGCGCCGCTCCGGATACAGCTTTCGCTCCAGCTCGGGTTGCGGGATCAGAGCGTACAGCTCGTCAGAGTCCCACGGATCTTCGTGCCTGTTCCTCTGTGAGTCCGGCCTGTTCAAGGTATTCGGCCCGACGACGGGCGTCTCTTGTGCGTAGATCTTCCGTTCGCTCTTCGCTTCCGTCTCCGTCGTCGAAAACAACTGACGTATCTTCTGAAACACTTGATACCTCTTTGCGCAACTGATTCAGTTCCTGTAATTCGCGACGCTCTTCGCGTCGCACTTCTTCGTTATAACGATTCAGATGTCTT
This region of Leptonema illini DSM 21528 genomic DNA includes:
- a CDS encoding S41 family peptidase; translated protein: MSLTKAIAILFIPALLFSCQKKADPAKLISALEQAVQKNYYFYEEGPAFSEAAYEAAAKAIDPQSAWNPGENAAAALASRINEMPEAQRDDSMRKAFNALLGGEGNDRRNYYIGLETARRLKDPALNAGAGLVLFRESYGRFRIVDVLEGSAAHLAGIPQKGMLEKIENRPVIDLELEDVVALIRGTSGTSLSLTVDGKQYTLVRGQYSVQLLRKSEWDVDGKRVLYVELRSAGKGAARELESVLMKSNNPDAMVLDLRKLNSGDFEEAFAIADLFVGGGEMGLIKRKGIAARPMQADANVLYSGKTYVLVSNRTSPHVKTLAMALRLSDKVKFIGPDTSLVAYAGIEVPLEDDGYAMIIDAVIEPAEGKDSRLNPDIEIEDFVPVNPPSTKPDEQDPAQAALLKAL
- the aroC gene encoding chorismate synthase encodes the protein MSSSSGRMFSITTFGESHGPGIGVVIDGCPAGIAIDSDFIQRQLTRRRPGQNRLTTPRNEEDRFQILSGVYEGRTLGTPIALFVPSTDVKSGDYYRWADVYRPSHADFTYHAKYGYRTPIGGGRASVRETIGRVAAGALAAQILREEFGTEVIAWVDSIGKTTGRGYEHPPTSIDEVDASIVRSHIPDVSERMIQEIEQARLAGDSVGGTICVIVRNVPPGLGEPVFDKLEAEVAKACLSIPACKGFESGSGFAGTTMRGSEHNDAFFVKGKDAASTEGEDDESDTDAESMERVRPGYVPNPVHGVENVPELYTKTNRSGGIQGGISNGMPLLFRLAFKPTATVRKRQVTANESGEPITLRAGGRHDPCVVPRAVPIVESAIHLVLMDMMLRQRAIHPEWWLRYSKNAKNYLSKMSES
- a CDS encoding periplasmic-type flagellar collar protein FlbB, with translation MNSLSPKIKIAYLTLLILFSIAVFLYLLDTWNIINARRYIPFLSDQPPIVSDTTDSIALLEEERRRKEEERLAELELQLKEMEARLTEEKGSLEEKQKEYEELKQGLLEEKKRYEERRNADAQKEKMIAEMAQRLNNMPPTDAVAILTGWSDADIVDVFLRMERNAEAEGTTSIVPYLLTKMPRDRASIITSQMMDEEARLKPVIE
- a CDS encoding potassium/proton antiporter; amino-acid sequence: MPLNLTAENILLVGSILLFLSILAGKTSYRFGVPTLVFFLLVGMLAGSEGIGGIQFDDPKKAQFVGIIAFNFILFSGGMETDWKAIKPILWQGITLSTLGVLMTAIGLGAFVYYVTDFTLYESLLLGSIVSSTDAAAVFSILRSRSLALKHNLRPTLELESGSNDPMANVLTIVFTTLVLNEEEGIASIVPFLLKQLLIGGAFGLLAGHLSKFVINRIRLDFEGLSPVLVMALMFFTYSATDALGGNGFLAVYLCAVYLGNQELLHKKGIIKAFDGYAWLSQIILFLTLGLLVFPSQIVPVIGIGLVISLFLMFVVRPLTVFFSLSLFSMKNRSRWFVSWVGLRGAVPIVFATYPLVAGLERANMIFNIVFFVSLSSVMIQGTTLSFVAKILGVGLPESLKPRTDVDLELADSVKSELVEIVLEEGAAVGRSIVQLGFPRTALISMIQRDGQYITPNGTTVLEKGDRMFILAEDNEALAAALKALDFKLESEQA
- a CDS encoding ATP-dependent helicase, with the translated sequence METDNLKATLEREFLEGLNDVQREAVLHDGGPLLILAGAGSGKTRVITHRIAHLIRVRDVPSRRILAVTFTNKAAAEMRERTETLVGPYGRDAMIRTFHSLGLQILRENASLLGLKSSFTVYDPAAQKSLAKKILKDLKVEAALLPPEAALNATERARERLLDPDSYAAETRKDPYHQSIAQFYREYHKRLREQQALDFSDLLYETVMLLQTNAQLLEMCRRRWQHLLVDEYQDTNHAQYRLVLLLAGGHRNVVVVGDDDQSIYSWRGADISNILNFEKDFPEAKVLRLEENYRSTPSILKLAASVIQNNSERREKTLFTNRPDARPPSFRLYQEEGEEARSVLSRIRELRSAGVRLNEIAVFYRTNAQSRIFEQVFREANLPHTVFGGFRFFDRKEIRDLMAYMQVLVNPLDVENFERVLANPPKGIGEKTLESARFLAGTTGIPYLEALRQLAVKPGFRGAKPINAFLANYERWTDLNESGERPSVILKTLIEESGIVEYYRKEDDPESVSRIENMQEFATALADYEDRAGAENREVDIAEFLQSVSLYSSESDPDLEEEDRQGVHLMTLHNAKGLEFRVVFFTGLEESLLPHRMSLEEGNLEEERRLVYVGITRAMEQLYLSACRFRRTGGSFDPRLPSRFLEEMGIQTRRERSYDEFDSSWSDSSRSYSERKVVSRPAPDSGSSALNLVPGDRIRHKSFGTGEIEDTEKTPAGTKLTIRFDDGTTRRFLDRYTPLERI
- a CDS encoding SDR family oxidoreductase, with product MELAGRTALVTGAATRIGRSIALALAGEGAIIALHYRHSKQEADETLSEIRRLSPHSFSVQGDLSDREQIEVVAASVIERGPVDILINNASLFPVEDRFFTFNMEQWDRLWNVNVLAPMLISRRLFVGNRSGAIVNLIDAGLNRIRCENFVYRMTKAALKEMTLMLALELAPHVRVNGIGPGAILPPAKMGPDGSTIRPDGDRAAGLFDAYVQKHVPLQRPGSPEIIASNVLHLLKQDFLTGVILPVDGGEYV
- the folB gene encoding dihydroneopterin aldolase — its product is MADRILIRDLRLRCLIGIHPEERETAQELRIHLTLFTDIRKAAASDFIGDAVDYQKVTEHILDFTETSSRLLLETLIEDMARMILVNFSAVEALQLRVEKPAALPLARFAGIEIERSRADFGI
- the secF gene encoding protein translocase subunit SecF yields the protein MSFVKYRRYYLIFSLSGMALFFGATFWHFGGFARSIAFDGGIRLSVVLPADMSRDGVEAAVKASGLENPLIRQTDVTGNKYDIEFGPDVRDAYQAIVDKANAEDRKKFEEELKNRPVVEGEKRPLFVEKTVAGEIEKVLLPHLKIESDKVVSREVISASYGADLLKTSLKALLYTMLLITAYVSFRFDFSYALGATLALLHDIIFTLGYIGIMQIEPSVPVIAAVLTLIGYSINDTIIIFDRIRGTISDRSDLTSSTILDTAIKGTLSRTILTSFLTMLSIVAILISGAESLKDFASILVFGIIIGTYSSICVASPIVQVYERMRLRRHS
- a CDS encoding bifunctional diaminohydroxyphosphoribosylaminopyrimidine deaminase/5-amino-6-(5-phosphoribosylamino)uracil reductase RibD, whose protein sequence is MKGCDCVDIPDDTLQEARALLRLSIFASGRTAPNPSVACVISSADLSILIGGATEPAGRRHAEIVALDALDRFALEHARFDPPLPLTMTVTLEPCSRYGRTPPCVQRIGLYGRESDFAKAHGLYIDTVRIAEADPSLHGAGFAALRQMGFRVEQADGPFRSFLLPFLSRLKGRPLYTVKLATDRNGVMGHRDRSVSLTGESGRILTMRLRAKCDGVLVGPGTVAVDRPSLDLRPPLRSAVIPFEESPMAPVADVDARRVWLRSLFEPDSGWSAIEDPELRREFQPVRIFLLGRPFVGRELFFERQYALSSATGREALFLSVRSMSGHWPGAIEVPDVTDPAFFSELSELLAEKGLNRILIESGYGLLPLWLRSLQEDDVFLHVQHEEPRDTTDDGWLRIDAGFDELDLLDEYQFAPGMKAVAFGRRRMDGNG
- a CDS encoding type II toxin-antitoxin system RelE/ParE family toxin — translated: MVKRVIWSRKAIADRISILDYWQKRIGSTSYSARLDAEIRRVVKMIAQYPAIGRTLEGRHERFFVISHYLIVYAEKPDRIEILHVWDSRRNPDTLIP